One window from the genome of Bacillus tianshenii encodes:
- the rnmV gene encoding ribonuclease M5 gives MEGKMKIKEIIVVEGKDDTVAIRRAVNADTIETNGSAINDATLERIRVAQETRGVIVLTDPDYPGERIRKIISQNVPGCKHAFIPKGQAISKKGRGLGVEHASPSAIQQALEGIREEMVEPEEEISWQELVQAGLIGGSQAKERRRMLGDLLKIGYTNGKQFHKRLTMFQISRSQFEQALDKVLQEE, from the coding sequence TTGGAGGGAAAAATGAAAATAAAAGAAATTATCGTTGTTGAAGGCAAAGATGATACTGTTGCAATTCGACGGGCAGTGAATGCAGATACAATTGAAACAAATGGGTCAGCCATTAACGATGCAACCCTTGAACGAATTCGTGTAGCACAGGAAACGAGAGGTGTTATCGTTTTAACAGATCCTGATTATCCAGGTGAGCGTATACGTAAGATCATTTCCCAAAATGTGCCTGGTTGTAAACATGCTTTTATACCAAAAGGCCAAGCAATTTCAAAAAAAGGTAGAGGGCTTGGTGTGGAGCATGCCTCCCCAAGTGCGATTCAACAAGCGTTGGAGGGTATTCGTGAGGAAATGGTAGAGCCGGAGGAGGAAATTAGCTGGCAAGAGTTAGTGCAAGCTGGCCTCATCGGAGGTTCACAGGCGAAGGAACGGCGCAGAATGCTCGGAGACCTTTTAAAGATAGGTTATACGAATGGAAAACAATTTCATAAGCGCCTAACGATGTTTCAAATTTCTAGAAGTCAATTTGAACAAGCATTAGACAAGGTGCTACAGGAGGAATAG
- the rsmA gene encoding 16S rRNA (adenine(1518)-N(6)/adenine(1519)-N(6))-dimethyltransferase RsmA has protein sequence MERDIATPSRTREILEKYGFSFKKSLGQNFLIDTNILRKIISFAGLTEESGAIEIGPGIGALTEQLAKASKKVVAFEIDQRLLPILDDTLSAYQNVEIVHQDVLKADVQQVIDEKMGDIKDIMVVANLPYYVTTPILMGLLLENLPIRGFVVMLQKEVADRIAAKPGTKDYGSLSIAIQYYTEAEVVMTVPKTVFMPKPNVDSAVIRLIRREKPAVVVADEEFFFKVVRASFAQRRKTIFNNLVHNVASKQQKDLVSAALEAAEVEPSRRGETLSMEEFARLSDELKQQLSV, from the coding sequence ATGGAAAGAGATATTGCAACACCGAGCCGTACGCGGGAAATATTAGAGAAATATGGCTTTTCTTTTAAAAAGAGCTTAGGTCAGAACTTTCTCATTGATACAAATATTTTACGTAAGATTATTAGCTTTGCTGGTTTGACAGAAGAAAGTGGCGCAATTGAGATCGGTCCAGGTATTGGAGCGTTAACAGAACAGCTTGCTAAAGCTTCAAAGAAGGTTGTGGCATTTGAAATTGACCAACGCTTGCTTCCGATTCTTGATGATACCCTTTCAGCTTATCAAAATGTCGAAATCGTTCACCAAGATGTATTGAAAGCCGACGTACAGCAGGTTATTGACGAGAAGATGGGAGACATCAAAGATATTATGGTTGTGGCAAACTTGCCTTATTACGTCACAACGCCGATTTTAATGGGGTTATTGCTTGAGAATTTACCTATTCGCGGCTTTGTAGTCATGCTTCAAAAAGAAGTGGCAGATCGAATTGCTGCGAAGCCTGGTACAAAAGATTATGGCTCATTGTCAATTGCAATCCAGTACTATACGGAAGCTGAAGTTGTGATGACTGTGCCGAAGACGGTATTTATGCCTAAGCCAAATGTTGATTCAGCAGTTATTCGTTTAATCCGCAGAGAGAAGCCAGCAGTGGTTGTAGCGGATGAAGAATTCTTTTTTAAAGTTGTGCGAGCAAGCTTTGCGCAGCGTAGAAAGACGATTTTTAACAACCTTGTGCATAATGTTGCTAGTAAGCAGCAAAAGGACCTTGTTAGTGCTGCCCTAGAAGCAGCTGAGGTTGAACCAAGCCGTCGCGGTGAAACATTATCGATGGAAGAGTTTGCTCGGTTAAGTGATGAATTGAAACAACAACTTTCTGTTTAA
- a CDS encoding ubiquitin-like domain-containing protein encodes MLNNRFGLTKKSLMIWSVTLIAALLCISLLVFEGTKATVTFDANGQEKTIRTHADTVEELLAAQDVKFANTDLVEPSKGTKIEDGMEVSWKKGKKVTLTVEGKKETVVTTAETVRDLLHDQAVPMMQRDKVTPSKTTKIKDGMNISVEEAFQIPLAVGGEKKDVWTTSTTVADLLKQQGVSMDNDDRVVPGLQAKVTKETKIKVVRVEKVTDVVEATVDYAVVTRKDSSLTSGKEKVLSEGQEGKVKKHYEVTLENGKEVARKLLKKETTQESKDRIVAVGTKPKPASQPIVSRGGSAVKEMYMKATAYTAYCNGCSGKTRTGIDLRANPGAKVVAVDPNVIPLGTKVWVEGYGYAIAGDTGGAIKGNRIDLFIPDKSKVHAYGVKRVKVKILK; translated from the coding sequence ATGTTAAACAATAGATTTGGACTGACGAAAAAATCATTAATGATTTGGTCAGTCACACTCATTGCCGCATTGTTGTGTATCAGTCTTCTTGTGTTTGAGGGAACGAAAGCAACAGTTACGTTTGATGCAAACGGGCAAGAAAAAACGATACGTACACATGCAGACACAGTTGAAGAACTGCTAGCGGCGCAAGATGTGAAGTTCGCAAATACAGATTTGGTCGAACCAAGTAAAGGTACAAAGATTGAGGATGGCATGGAAGTGTCTTGGAAGAAGGGTAAGAAGGTAACGTTAACAGTTGAGGGTAAGAAGGAGACTGTTGTGACAACGGCTGAGACTGTCCGTGATCTTCTACATGACCAAGCTGTTCCGATGATGCAACGAGATAAAGTAACCCCATCGAAAACGACAAAAATTAAAGATGGAATGAATATAAGCGTTGAAGAAGCGTTCCAAATTCCACTGGCCGTAGGTGGAGAAAAGAAAGACGTTTGGACCACTTCGACTACTGTCGCTGACCTTTTGAAGCAACAAGGAGTGTCAATGGATAATGATGACCGGGTCGTTCCTGGTTTACAAGCGAAGGTAACCAAAGAGACAAAGATAAAGGTTGTTCGCGTAGAAAAGGTCACCGATGTAGTGGAAGCAACAGTTGATTATGCTGTTGTTACTCGTAAAGACTCTTCATTAACTTCTGGAAAAGAAAAGGTACTTTCTGAAGGACAAGAAGGAAAAGTTAAAAAGCATTACGAAGTAACATTGGAAAACGGAAAAGAAGTAGCACGAAAATTGCTTAAGAAAGAAACAACGCAAGAAAGTAAAGATCGTATTGTTGCAGTCGGTACAAAGCCGAAGCCAGCTAGTCAGCCAATAGTGTCTCGTGGTGGCTCAGCTGTTAAAGAAATGTATATGAAAGCTACTGCGTATACAGCTTATTGCAACGGATGTTCAGGGAAAACACGCACAGGTATTGACTTACGTGCTAATCCCGGTGCGAAAGTTGTAGCAGTTGACCCTAATGTCATTCCTTTAGGTACAAAGGTGTGGGTAGAAGGGTATGGTTATGCAATTGCTGGTGATACTGGCGGTGCGATTAAAGGGAATCGTATTGACCTCTTTATCCCGGATAAATCAAAAGTTCATGCTTATGGTGTGAAAAGAGTAAAAGTGAAAATACTTAAATAA